The DNA window AGAATTGTTAGGAATCCGCCGAAGATCTTTCTTGCTGTAAACTCCTCGGAAAAAACGAAGTAAGACATTACAGCGGTAAGGAGAGGAATTAGGTAAACGAAAACCGAAGTTCTGGCAGCTCCTATTTTTTCAACGCAGTAATACCACACAACGTAGCCGACGACGGAGCATAAAATGGCTAAGTAAACCACAGATATCCACGTAAGCGTTTTACTCGGAAGCTCAAGAGGAAATATCGAGAAGAAGGGGACGAGAGTAACTATGCCAAAAAGGAAGGAGTAGAAGACGATTTCGAAGCTCGAATACTTCTCAAAGAGCGGTTTTGCGTAAACAGTGTAGATAGCCCACAGGATTCCGTTTCCTATGACCATCAAATCACCGATTAGCGATAAAGCGAAGTCTCTTTTGAAAAGTATGAGGACTATGCCGAGAAAAGACAATACTATCCCCGCCTTTTGCTTTGAAGAAAGTCTTTCCTTTGACATCGCAGCTATGAAGAGAACCGAGGTGTTTATTAAAATCGAAGCGTTCGTTGGAGTGGTGTAATACAAAGCCGAGAACTGCAGAATGTACAGCAAAGATACTCCACTCACGCCGAGAACGACGAATCTGAGCGCATCTTTAAAATCC is part of the Ferroglobus placidus DSM 10642 genome and encodes:
- a CDS encoding DMT family transporter — translated: MILLYFLLLSVMVFWAGSFIFIKLAISDINPASLTLYRFSLATIFLVPFVKKMLDFKDALRFVVLGVSGVSLLYILQFSALYYTTPTNASILINTSVLFIAAMSKERLSSKQKAGIVLSFLGIVLILFKRDFALSLIGDLMVIGNGILWAIYTVYAKPLFEKYSSFEIVFYSFLFGIVTLVPFFSIFPLELPSKTLTWISVVYLAILCSVVGYVVWYYCVEKIGAARTSVFVYLIPLLTAVMSYFVFSEEFTARKIFGGFLTILGIYLVERGR